The stretch of DNA TCCCCGAGCAAGACATCGTCCAGATTGTGGACATCATTGATGGCCACGACACCCGCCTTGTGGCGATGAGCACAAACGACGCTGTCGTGAAAGACTCCGACAAGGTCTGGCGCGTCACCCCACACGGTCGCCGCGTCGTGATGGACTGGTTTGGTATTGATGCCGAGCAGTCCTTGCGCCTGTGTGCTTACCGCGCATATAACGAACTTTTTACTGACCAAGCCAAAGCAATGTCCAGGGTTCTTGTCACTACCGCGTGCATGGACTACATGGATGAACTGGCTAATACGTACACTCGAGAGGACCTCGCCTAATGGCCACAGATCAATTTGAGGGCAAGGTTGTTATCGTCACCGGTGCAGCTGGAGGCCTCGGTCGCGCATTTGCGCAAGGTTTTGCAGCCGAGGGTGCCCAGCTGGTTGTGGCCGATATTGACCTTGCTGGTGTGGAAGAAACCGCAGCGATGCTGACCGCCTCTGGCGCAGCAGCAATCGCTGTCAAGGTCGATGTCACCAACAAAGAATCCACCGACGCCCTTGCTCAGGCAGCTATTGATGCTTTTGGCCGTATTGATGTGCTCATCAACAACGCAGCCATCTACGCAACGTTGACCCGCAAGCCCTTTACCGAGATTGACCCTGCCGAATGGGATCGCGTGATGAACGTGAACGTCAAGGGTGCATGGCTGTGTTCTGCCTCGGTA from Aurantimicrobium sp. MWH-Uga1 encodes:
- a CDS encoding SDR family NAD(P)-dependent oxidoreductase — its product is MATDQFEGKVVIVTGAAGGLGRAFAQGFAAEGAQLVVADIDLAGVEETAAMLTASGAAAIAVKVDVTNKESTDALAQAAIDAFGRIDVLINNAAIYATLTRKPFTEIDPAEWDRVMNVNVKGAWLCSASVYPRMAQPGGRIVNIASATVFSGSPLWMHYVASKGAVIGMTRVMAREVGPQGVTVNAIAPGFTLTEASLSLMEDAETYGVDRGAIKRASQPEDIVGTAIFLAGDQSGYITGQTLVVDGGKQFI